In Mustela nigripes isolate SB6536 chromosome 2, MUSNIG.SB6536, whole genome shotgun sequence, a single window of DNA contains:
- the ABCA7 gene encoding phospholipid-transporting ATPase ABCA7 isoform X7 — protein sequence MAFWTQLMLLLWKNFLYRRRQPVQLLVELLWPLFLFFILVAVRHSHPPLEHHECHFPNKPLPSAGTVPWLQGLICNLNNTCFPQPTPAEQPRVLSNFQDSLVSRLLADARTVLGGPSTHRMLASLGKLMSLLRAAGTTAQHQPSDRRQDLLSLTTELLGTLLGEGSLGSVPDHAQESVSSFVEAAEDLAQELLALPSLVELRALLRRPQGAGGPLEAVSEALCSARGPSIPGGPSLNWYEASHLKELVGQEPAAAQPDHGLSPACAELVGSLESHPLSRLLWRRLKPLVLGKVLFTPNTAFTRQLMAQVNRTFQELALLKDVQEVWGALGPQLFDFLNDSTNLAMMQVRRWRPAGRLAPSLPRHFLPAQDVGGEQGRASRAEAPASWGQRKDAAGGIRRSGPGQGPAGLSGPPRGRLHLAGGPCRRGPRGGHAGPRGGEAALVARALELLAERRFWAGIVFLGPEERRDLAQPRGPGHVRVKIRMDIDAVTRTNKIRDRFWDPGPAADPLTDLRYVWGGFVYLQDLLERAAVRVLSGREPRARLFLQQMPYPCFVDDAFLRVLSRSLPLFLTLAWIYSVALTVKAVVREKEARLRGTMQAMGLGRAVLWLGWFLSCLAPFLLSTALLVLVLKLGDILPYSHPAVVFLFLAAFAVATVVQSFLLTAFFSRANLAAACGGLAYFVLYLPYVLCVAWRDQLPAGGLVAASLLSPVAFGFGCESLALLEEQGEGAQWHNMGTGPAADVFSLAQVSGILLLDAALYGLATWYLEAVYPGQYGIPKPWNFPFRRSYWFGARSPKGSSPPATPKDPKVLMEEVPPGLIPGVSIRGLEKHFPGNPQPALRGLSLDFYQGQITALLGHNGAGKTTTLLTVDEHIWFYGRLKGLSAAAVRPEQARLLQDVGLVPKSGAQTRHLSGGMQRKLSVAIAFVGGSRVVILDEPTAGVDPASRRSIWELLLKYREGRTLILSTHHLDEAELLGDRVAVVAGGRLCCCGSPLFLRRHLGSGYYLTLVKAPVSLAASSKGKPDLEESVDAGQKREPVSWGGTAGVSGLLSLVQQLVPGARLVRELPHELVLVLPYGGAVDGSFARLFWEVDQRLEELGLAGYGISDTSLEEIFLKVVQDCAAATDLEDAATGGSHRQHPGPGRTRPDVTTQLKIQPEESISEDGERALSAPETQALRGSAQPRMWGWALTRQQLRALLLKRFLLARRSRRGLFAQVVLPALFVGLALVCSLIVPPFGHYPALRLSPSMYGAQVSFFSDDAPGNPERARLLEMLLEEAGLEAPPGNGSARMRECPAPAVCRFWVPEVPVGVAEVLTSGNWTPESPSPACRCSQPGARRLLPDCPAAAGGPPPPQALAGSGEVVQNLTGRNLSDFLVKTYPRLVRQGLKTKKWVNEVRYGGFSLGGRDPGLPSGQEVSRSVEQLRVLLDPAPGGALDRILNSLAVWAHSLDAEDSLKIWFNNKGWHAMVAFLNRANNAILRAQLPPGPARRAHSITTLNHPLNLTKQQLSEAALMASSVDVLVSICVVFAMSFVPASFTLILIEERITRAKHLQFMGGLPPTLYWLGNFLWDMCNYLVSACVVVLIFLAFQQRAYVAPANLPALLLLLLLYGWSITPLMYPASFFFSVPSTAYVVLTCVNLFIGINGSMATFVLELFSDQKLQDVSRILRQVFLIFPHFCLGRGLIDMVRNQAMADAFERLGDGQFQSPLRWEVVGKNLLAMAVQGPLFLLSTLLLQHGGRLLPQPQPGSLHPLGDEDDDVARERERVVQGDTQGDVLVLRDLTKVYHGQRTPAVDRLCLGIPPGECFGLLGVNGAGKTSTFRMVTGDTLPSGGEATLAGHSVAREPASAHRHMGYCPQSDAIFELLTGRQHLELFARLRGVPETQVAQTASLGLERLGLLQSADQPAGTYSGGNKRKLATAVALVGDPAVVFLDEPTTGMDPSSRRFLWNSLLAVVREGRSVVLTSHSLEECEALCTRLAVMVNGRFRCLGSTQHLKNRFGAGHTLTLRVPAARSESALALVGTAFPGAELREAHGSRLRFQLPPGGRCALSRVFGELAARGAEHGVEDFSVSQTTLEEVFLNFSKDQGNEEDHRPEAGGRGGPAPRPQLPGLVAGFLEDPSMAESVL from the exons GCCATTTCCCCAACAAGCCGCTGCCCTCGGCCGGCACCGTTCCTTGGCTCCAGGGTCTCATCTGCAACTTGAACAACACTTGCTTCCCGCAGCCCACGCCCGCCGAGCAGCCGCGCGTCCTCAGCAACTTCCAGGACTCCCT ggtCTCCCGGCTCCTGGCAGATGCCCGCACTGTCCTGGGGGGCCCCAGTACCCACAGAATGCTGGCCAGCCTGGGAAAGCTGATGTCGCTGCTGAGAGCTGCGGGCACAACAG CCCAGCATCAGCCAAGCGACCGACGGCAGGACCTCCTGTCCCTGACCACTGAGCTACTGGGGACACTGCTTGGAGAG GGGTCCCTGGGGTCTGTGCCTGACCACGCCCAGGAGTCCGTGAGCAGCTTTGTGGAGGCAGCAGAGGACCTGGCCCAGGAG CTCCTGGCACTGCCCAGCCTGGTGGAGCTACGGGCACTGCTGCGGAGACCTCAAGGAGCAGGTGGACCCCTGGAGGCTGTGTCCGAGGCCCTCTGCAGTGCCCGGGGGCCTAGTATCCCCGGGGGGCCCTCCCTCAACTGGTACGAGGCCAGCCACCTGAAGGAGTTGGTGGGGCAGGAGCCAGCAGCAGCCCAGCCCGACCACGGCCTGA gccctgctTGTGCTGAGCTTGTGGGGTCCCTGGAATCTCACCCACTGTCCCGCCTGCTCTGGAGGCGTCTGAAGCCGCTGGTCCTGGGCAAAGTGCTGTTTACACCCAACACTGCCTTCACCAGGCAGCTCATGGCCCAG gtgaACCGGACCTTCCAGGAGCTGGCTCTGCTGAAGGACGTCCAGGAGGTGTGGGGTGCGCTGGGACCCCAGCTCTTTGACTTCCTGAATGACAGCACGAACCTGGCGATGATGCAGGTCCGCAGATGGAGGCCAGCTGGCAGACTCGCCCCCAGCCTCCCCCGGCACTTCCTCCCTGCCCAAGATGTGGGcggagagcagggcagggcctCCAGGGCAG agGCTCCTGCgagctggggacagaggaaggacgCGGCCGGGGGGATCCGGAGGTCAGGCCCAGGCCAAGGCCCTGCTGGCCTTTCTGGACCCCCACGGGGAAGGCTACACCTGGCGGGAGGCCCATGCCGACGTGGGCCACGTGGTGGGCATGCTGGGCCGCGTGGTGGAG AGGCCGCCCTGGTGGCACGGGCGCTGGAGCTGCTGGCAGAGCGCCGCTTCTGGGCCGGCATCGTCTTCCTGGGGCCTGAGGAACGTCGGGACCTTGCACAGCCCCGGGGTCCTGGCCACGTGCGGGTCAAGATCCGCATGGACATCGATGCTGTCACAAGAACCAACAAGATCAGGGACAG GTTCTGGGACCCCGGCCCGGCCGCCGACCCCTTGACGGACCTGCGCTACGTGTGGGGTGGCTTCGTGTACCTGCAGGACCTGCTGGAGCGCGCGGCGGTGCGTGTGCTCAGCGGCCGCGAGCCCCGGGCCCGCCTCTTCCTGCAGCAGATGCCGTACCCCTGCTTCGTGGATGACGC GTTCCTGCGCGTCCTGAGCCGGTCGCTGCCGCTCTTCCTGACGCTGGCCTGGATCTACTCGGTGGCGCTGACGGTGAAGGCGGTGGTGCGCGAGAAGGAAGCCAGGCTGCGCGGCACCATGCAGGCCATGGGGCTGGGCCGCGCCGTGCTCTGGCTCGGCTGGTTCCTCAGCTGCCTGGCGCCCTTCCTGCTCAGCACCGCGCTGCTCGTGCTGGTGCTCAAG CTCGGGGACATCCTCCCCTACAGCCACCCGGCCGTGGTCTTCCTGTTCCTGGCGGCTTTCGCCGTGGCCACCGTGGTCCAGAGCTTCCTTCTGACCGCCTTCTTCTCCCGCGCCAACCTGGCGGCGGCCTGCGGAGGCCTCGCCTACTTCGTGCTCTACCTGCCCTATGTGCTGTGCGTGGCCTGGCGGGACCAGCTGCCTGCGGGTGGTCTGGTGGCTGCG AGCCTTCTGTCTCCTGTGGCCTTTGGGTTCGGCTGCGAGAGCCTGGCGCTGCTGGAGGAGCAGGGCGAGGGCGCGCAGTGGCACAACATGGGCACTGGGCCTGCGGCCGACGTCTTCAGCTTGGCGCAGGTTTCTGGCATTCTGCTGCTGGATGCCGCGCTCTATGGCCTCGCCACCTGGTACCTCGAGGCCGTCTACCCAG GCCAGTACGGGATCCCCAAACCATGGAACTTTCCCTTTCGGAGGAGCTATTGGTTTGGAGCTCGTTCTCCCAAGGGTTCCTCCCCACCTGCCACCCCGAAGGACCCAAAAG TGCTGATGGAAGAGGTACCCCCGGGCCTGATCCCAGGAGTCTCCATACGGGGCCTGGAGAAGCACTTTCCCGGCAACCCGCAGCCGGCCCTGCGGGGGCTCAGCCTGGACTTCTACCAGGGCCAGATCACTGCCTTGCTGGGCCACAATGGAGCCGGCAAGACGACCACACT GCTGACCGTGGATGAGCACATCTGGTTCTACGGGCGGCTGAAGGGTCTGAGTGCGGCTGCTGTGCGCCCCGAGCAGGCCCGTCTCctgcaggatgtggggctcgtCCCCAAGTCTGGGGCCCAGACACGCCACCTCTCTG GCGGGATGCAGAGGAAGCTCTCAGTGGCCATCGCCTTTGTGGGTGGCTCCCGGGTCGTGATCCTAGATGAGCCCACAGCTGGTGTGGACCCTGCTTCCCGGCGCAGCATTTGGGAGCTGCTGCTCAAATACCGGGAAG GTCGCACACTGATCCTTTCCACCCACCACCTGGATGAGGCAGAGCTGCTAGGAGACCGTGTGGCTGTGGTGGCGGGAGGCCGCTTGTGCTGCTGCGGTTCCCCGCTCTTCCTGCGCCGTCACCTCGGCTCCGGCTACTATCTGACGTTGGTGAAGGCTCCCGTGTCCCTGGCCGCCAGCAGCAAG GGGAAGCCGGACCTGGAGGAGAGCGTAGATGCCGGGCAGAAGAGGGAGCCGGTCAGCTGGGGTGGCACAGCTG GTGTGTCCGGGCTGCTGTCCCTTGTGCAGCAGCTGGTGCCCGGGGCGCGGCTGGTGAGGGAGCTGCCCCATGAGCTGGTGCTAGTGCTGCCCTACGGGGGTGCTGTGGATGGCAGCTTTGCCAGGCTTTTCTGGGAAGTGGACCAGCGGctggaggagctggggctggCCGGCTACGGGATCTCGGACACCAGCCTGGAAGAG ATCTTCCTGAAGGTGGTACAAGATTGTGCTGCGGCCACAGACCTGGAGGATGCGGCCACAG GGGGTAGCCACAGGCAGCACCCAGGCCCAGGCCGCACTCGCCCAGATGTGACCACACAGCTCAAGATCCAACCTGAGGAGTCCATCTCGGAAGACGGGGAGCGTG cTCTGTCTGCCCCAGAGACACAGGCCCTGCGGGGCTCTGCACAgccccggatgtggggctgggcACTGACCCGCCAACAGCTCCGGGCCCTGCTTCTCAAGCGCTTTCTGCTTGCCCGCCGCAGCCGCCGTGGCCTGTTTGCACAG GTCGTGCTGCCTGCCCTCTTTGTGGGGCTGGCGCTGGTGTGCAGTCTCATCGTGCCTCCTTTCGGACACTACCCGGCTCTGCGACTCAGTCCCAGCATGTACGGTGCCCAGGTGTCCTTCTTCAG TGACGACGCTCCTGGGAACCCGGAGCGCGCCCGCCTGCTGGAGATGCtgctggaggaggcagggctggaggccCCCCCGGGGAACGGCTCTGCCAG gatgCGCGAGTGCCCAGCGCCCGCTGTCTGCCGGTTTTGGGTGCCTGAAGTGCCCGTGGGTGTTGCTGAGGTCCTGACCAGCGGAAACTGGACCCCGGAGTCCCCGTCCCCAGCCTGCCGGTGCAGCCAGCCCGGTGCCCGGCGCCTGCTGCCCGACTGCCCTGCTGCGGCGGGTggtccccccccgccccaggcgcTGGCCGGCTCTGGGGAGGTGGTGCAGAACCTGACAGGCCGGAACCTGTCCGACTTCCTGGTGAAGACCTACCCGCGCCTGGTCAGGCAGGG CCTGAAGACCAAGAAGTGGGTGAACGAGGTCAG GTATGGGGGCTTCTCCCTGGGGGGCCGAGACCCAGGCCTGCCCTCGGGCCAGGAGGTGAGTCGCTCGGTGGAGCAGCTGCGGGTGCTGCTGGACCCCGCGCCGGGCGGGGCCCTCGACCGCATCCTGAACAGCCTCGCCGTGTGGGCTCACAGCCTCGACGCAGAGGACAGTCTCAAG ATCTGGTTCAACAACAAGGGCTGGCACGCCATGGTCGCCTTTCTCAACAGAGCCAACAACGCCATCCTCCGCGCCCAGCTGCCCCCGGGCCCTGCCCGCCGCGCCCACAGCATCACCACGCTCAACCACCCCCTGAACCTCACCAAGCAGCAGCTGTCGGAGGCTGCGCT GATGGCCTCATCGGTGGACGTGCTTGTCTCCATCTGTGTGGTGTTTGCCATGTCTTTCGTCCCAGCCAGCTTCACCCTCATTCTCATAGAGGAGCGCATCACCCGGGCCAAACACCTGCAGTTTATGGGGGGCCTGCCTCCCACTCTTTACTGGCTCGGCAACTTCCTCTGGGACATG TGTAACTACTTGGTGTCAGCGTGCGTCGTCGTGCTCATCTTCCTGGCCTTCCAGCAGAGGGCGTACGTGGCCCCTGCCAACCTGCCGGCCCTCCTGCTGCTGTTACTGCTCTACGG CTGGTCGATCACGCCGCTCATGTACCctgcctccttcttcttctccgtGCCCAGCACGGCCTACGTGGTGCTCACCTGTGTCAACCTCTTCATCGGCATCAATGGCAGCATGGCCACCTTCGTGCTCGAGCTCTTCTCTGATCAG AAGCTGCAGGACGTCAGCCGGATCCTGAGACAGGTCTTCCTGATCTTCCCCCACTTCTGCCTGGGCCGGGGGCTCATCGACATGGTGCGGAACCAGGCCATGGCTGATGCCTTTGAGCGCTTGG GAGATGGGCAGTTCCAGTCACCCTTGCGCTGGGAGGTGGTCGGCAAGAATCTCTTGGCCATGGCGGTGCAGGGGCCGCTCTTCCTCCTGTCCACGCTCCTGCTGCAGCATGGCGGACGCCTCTTGCCACA ACCCCAGCCCGGGTCGCTGCACCCCCTGGGGGACGAGGATGACGACGTGGCCCGAGAGCGGGAACGGGTGGTCCAAGGCGACACCCAGGGGGACGTGTTGGTGCTGAGAGACCTGACCAAG GTGTACCATGGGCAGAGGACACCAGCGGTCGACCGCCTGTGCCTGGGGATCCCCCCTGGTGAG TGTTTCGGTCTGCTGGGAGTGAATGGAGCTGGGAAAACCTCCACATTCCGCATGGTGACTGGGGACACGCTACCCAGCGGTGGGGAGGCCACACTGGCAGGCCACAG TGTGGCCCGGGAGCCGGCGTCTGCGCACCGCCACATGGGTTACTGCCCTCAGTCGGATGCCATCTTCGAGCTGCTGACGGGCCGCCAGCACCTGGAGCTGTTCGCGCGCCTACGCGGTGTTCCCGAGACGCAGGTTGCCCAg ACGGCGAGCCTGGGCCTGGAGCGCCTGGGGCTCCTGCAGTCTGCGGACCAACCTGCGGGCACCTACAGTGGAGGGAACAAGAGGAAGCTGGCCACAGCGGTGGCACTGGTGGGGGACCCCGCTGTGGTCTTTTTG GACGAGCCGACCACCGGCATGGACCCCAGCTCTCGGCGCTTTCTCTGGAACAGCCTCCTGGCCGTCGTGCGGGAGGGCCGCTCCGTGGTGCTTACGTCACACAG CCTGGAGGAGTGCGAGGCCCTGTGCACGCGCCTGGCCGTCATGGTGAACGGGCGGTTCCGCTGTCTGGGCAGCACGCAGCACCTCAAGAACAG gttCGGAGCCGGCCACACGCTGACCCTGCGGGTGCCCGCCGCCCGGTCCGAGTCGGCGCTGGCCCTCGTGGGGACCGCGTTCCCGGGGGCCGAGCTGCGCGAGGCGCACGGCAGCCGCCTGCGCTTCCAGCTGCCGCCGGGAGGGCGCTGCGCCCTGTCCCGCGTCTTCGGGGAGCTGGCGGCGCGCGGGGCGGAGCACGGCGTGGAGGACTTCTCCGTGAGCCAGACCACCTTAGAGGAG GTATTCTTGAACTTCTCCAAGGACCAGGGGAATGAGGAGGACCACAGGCCAGAGGCCGGAGGCCGGGGAGGCCCTGCGCCACGCCCACAGCTTCCCGGACTCGTCGCTGGATTCCTGGAGGACCCCAGCATGGCCGAGTCGGTCCTCTGA